In Drosophila busckii strain San Diego stock center, stock number 13000-0081.31 chromosome 3R, ASM1175060v1, whole genome shotgun sequence, the sequence ctataattttgcatttaaaatgtcacAAAGTCAATTGCATGCTCAACAGTTCGACAAACCTGTATAACTCCAggtgtttgtttttatgtattCTGCAGCATATGCATTGGtaattaagcaatatttaaagcagTGCCATGTAATATAAATAGTCGCAACTTCAGCGCAACAACAGCCATTGAATTCAATTCGATTGCCAtggcaataacaattgttgatCTGTcatttacatataattatataagtaGCAATACTTTATATGCGATTGCACATCATGGCAAGCATGagatttaaaatgaaaacattgcGAATGCAATACGATGcataattcattaaaaaagtttgcacCATTAGCTGCTACTGAAGCGTGCATTGaacaataaataagaaaaacaaataaaatgactATCTAGCAGGACAAAATACATGCTGTGTGATATAcaaaagtatattttttatttgcaagcataaccgaatataaaagttttaagcatATTTGTGGCAaccgcatttatttttagctttactACATGTAATAGATGCACGTTTTAATTTGCGcatgtataaacaaaagccgcgcagtaaaattttgtatgccaaaatattaattgctctGAGGCGATTTCAATCACaaactatatgtatgtgcattgTTTGCGCATACAAtgattgcgtatacgccgcgttTTGCGAAACgctctaaataaaatatcaacgCTTTTAATTAGCACAACTTACTGACTAAATTAGAATTAATATTTGGCTAAATATGCCATATTTGCCTAAAGCACATGAAATTACAATTATACATAATTCAAACGCATTAAAGggataatattattttaaggcACATGTGAGTTAAGCTATTTAACAGTACATCAATGTGAAATATTGCCAGACATtccaattacatttaaattacgcAGCAAATGTATCCAAAATCGTCGCATTACCTAAAATGGACACAAATTGACCCAAAATACAGACGGGCAACAACTTCCAGTCGGTTAGCCAGTGCCAaagtgaatttcaattaaacagTTTGTGGCTTTCGAGCTGTCAACTGTCACAGTAAATGCGACGCCTGTTCGAAGCCTGACCGCGACCTGAGGCTGGGACACAGAGACTGGCGCTGAGCTTCACGTGCTGCGCTTTTAAAatcgaaattaattaattggaaaatgaattcattttcTTAGCACATTTCACTCGCATTTAAGACCAACTGTGACCAGCTTACCTTGTTGCTTTCCTTTGGCACTGCTGCGGGatagcaaaattataaataacaaattaggCCCGCGCCGTTAAATGACCTTTGCCCGAACGCGTACAATCTGTAagattttgcttgtttatatttagacaactcgactcgactcgactcgaacTCGAAAGCAATGAGGGTCCGGCTACAATTACAgcaaattactttttttatgGCACTTAGCTGTTGATATCACATTACTAATTTCCTTGCTTGtggatttatttgtttgtagcCACGCAACAAGGAACAGGAACAGGAGGTGCTCAACTGGGTGTTTGCCGTGATTGGCGAAAAGGTGCCCAGCGGCCAGTATGAGGATATTTTGAAGGACGGCATTTGGCTATGCAAGCTGGCCAATAAGCTGGCCCCAGGCTCTGTGAAGAAGATCCAGGAGCGCGGCACCAACTTCCAGCTCATGGAGAACATTCAGCGCTTCCAGGCTGCGGTCAAGAAGTACGGCGTGCCCGAGGAGGAAATATTCCAAACTGCCGATCTCTTTGAGCGTCGCAATATTCCACAAGTCACATTGTCGCTTTATGCGCTGGGCCGAATTGTAAGTAATCATTTGTGGCATGTCActcgcccacacacacacacacacacatacaattaaCTCATCGCATTGACTATTGTAGACGCAAAAGCATCCAGAGTTCACTGGCCCCGCTCTGGGCCCCAAAATGGCCGACAAGAACGAGCGCACCTTCACCGAAGAGCAGCTGCGCGCCCATGAGGGTGAGCTCAACCTGCAGATGGGCTTCAACAAGGGTGCCTCTCAGTCGGGTCATGGCGGCATGGGCAACACGCGCCACATgtaaaccacacacacacatacgcacacacacaaacaacaccAAAGCAAATAAGTTCAAAGCAATTCtgattatattttgatttgtttctAATTGTAATCGATTTCAttataatttgatatttatgttttgctaAGCGCAGGCCACtctaaatgtaatttatataatatgaaaaaataaattaattaattttaatacaaacgCACCATGAACTTGGCACTTGGATTAGCATTATCAAACTGTTAATTGGCAAGCAACGTGCCGCAGACTGGCGCAGCTGCTAGCCGAATTATGCGGTTAACACACAGACAAGGACACAATAAAGACACAATCGCTTGGCTTACCTTCATCGTTTTGTTGTCGACGACATCGACTGCCCACCTGAGATTacacaaattacaatttcaGCGCCTGCACAGACAGCGATAAGCATAAGAAATGTCAAGGacatttctatttgtttatacgCTTTGgctttctctctgtctctgtgtgtatgttgaCACAAGACACAAAGAGCCGCATAGAAAGACGCTTTGTGCTGCTACACagtgcaaaattatttgcacataaactaagcaacaaatcTAAATCATGTGATGTGATTTTTTCTCGCTGTGCATATTTGCACCTTTGTCAACGTTTATTTGCCCGCACAGAGAGACCGCAAAACTACAAACATAATATACATAGGtgacaaaacaaaacgcaaaatacGAATTTAGTCTGTCAAACTGAATGAAAACGGAAAACGTTGTCATATGTTGGATTTGGTTTTGGATTTGGGTTCATTGTCTCTTAGTGTGGtctgtgtgtatctgtgtggaATGCTCTCATTCAATGAGCTGCCAAATTGGCGAAAAGCTGCTCCTAGCCCCAAAAGGACGACAATAGGATGcgattgcgtgtgtgtgtgtatgtgcgaagaatgtgtttaatttgcacttgccgtgggcaacaacaaacgcaaacGCTTCAATTATATTAAGCGAAATGGTCACTTTGACAGTCAGTGACAGGTGCCTTAaatgtctctgtgtgtgtgcaattcactatatataacatacatatgtatatgtatatgtatatttagctCTATGCTAAAgccacacacatttaattttatttatgttgacaATTGTTGTAACAAATACGCACGCAAGTTCACACTCAGACAAaggcactcacacacacacacagatataaaTAAACGCACACATGGGGTCTGCTGATTGTATTACAAATAGTTTCGCCTCTCACCTCCCTCATTGCAAAACTATGCTCTAATAGTGTAATTTATTGTCAGCCATAGTTGACAATGACAATTGTTGACTTTCTCCATTGCTGAGTTTTTCTTGCTCGctcggtctctctctctctctcccacatTGTTTGCCATGCTATTACAGTCGAGGTCAATAGGGGCGTACACACTTGTGCCtttcattgaatttattttatttatatttattggtggtcaaaatgattatttattgttatttgtatttatgctgTCTCTATGTCTAAAAATTCCTTCTCTTTTGTctctttttttgcattttatcgactacacatttaattatttatttcaagcaacaaaaagtgaaTACTACGGCATTGTGTCTactaatttgttgtaattatcgAATGAATGGTATATGCTTATAAatcattgttatttttattttgttagtttagaaaatttattgtgcAGCATACAATTGTTGAGTTTTTATCAtgttgtgatttatttcacaatttgttgtggtatgcaagtttttgttttcaagcatttaacaaaaaaaaagcagttgCCAATGTTTTCTGCTTAAATTCTTTGGCCgccatttaaaataaaatacgtgAGCTTTTGTCATGCAGCAGCTATAGCAATTAGCTATCGATGCTGCTATTGGCAAGCggttaatattttaaattgaagctaTCATAAAATTTATCTAGCAAAAACGTTGCCTCATATTAAGTAATTGCTTTCAAGCTTGTGCACAAATTCCTTATCTAAATAGTTTCACTAATTTGAGTTCCTTTTGCCATATCGTTTGCCAACTCTAAGCTCGAGCTTTATACGTTCGCCATAATTTCTAACAACATTCCGCAGGAAGGCAAGCAACtgatatacatacaaatagaAAAGTATAGAAAAGCAACGGACCACAAATAGAAAAACTAAGCATGCTATgctcaaatacaaatagcCGGCGAGTGAGCATAGTCTAAAGCAGTTTttgcagacaacaacaatagcaatagcaacaacaataacaaacacgTGCTCGcatagagctagagctacagctgtttgctttattattatttgactTTAACATGCAAgggcatttattttgttgttcttgtttgcTGAGCACTGCGGTTAGCAGCCAAACTTGCACAACATATTTCTAGCTAATTGCTGAAACTTTGTAACAATTTATAGCTGCAATGCAGTGGTTTAGTTGCCGCCACGAACGCAGTTGATATTGAGCAGCAACTAGAAGACAGCTTAAAGTGCTGCAGGTGTTAGCCACATTGCAGCTTAAGTTCTTGGACAAACACTTTGGACATATTTCATGCTCAGTAAACAATGCACAAATGACACTAAAGCCCAATGCATTTAGTCAAgagcagcaatggcagcaaaaGCAGACTGCTGGCCACAACAACTGTTGCAATTATTGCCGCCATAacggcaactggcaactgcaaTCATAAACCAAGCTAAGGCCCTGAGCTGTTAGCAGTTTACAGCA encodes:
- the LOC108601942 gene encoding myophilin — its product is MAPRNKEQEQEVLNWVFAVIGEKVPSGQYEDILKDGIWLCKLANKLAPGSVKKIQERGTNFQLMENIQRFQAAVKKYGVPEEEIFQTADLFERRNIPQVTLSLYALGRITQKHPEFTGPALGPKMADKNERTFTEEQLRAHEGELNLQMGFNKGASQSGHGGMGNTRHM